In one window of Deltaproteobacteria bacterium DNA:
- a CDS encoding Bax inhibitor-1/YccA family protein, whose product MAQTSVARSRSEVLVNDFVRSVYNWMAVGLCLTGVVALYVSSSETMMRLIFGNSMIFFVLILAELGMVFALAGAVNRMSAGTATSLFVIYSALNGVTLSFIFLVYTRTSIVSTFFICAGTFVACSIYGWTTKKDLTSWSGFLMMGLIGIIIASLVNMFIRSSAMSMIISYIGVIVFVGLTAYDTQKLKNMALTQPAGVDGAVVRKGAILGALSLYLDFINLFLMLLRIFGGSRE is encoded by the coding sequence ATGGCACAGACTTCCGTTGCAAGATCCCGTAGCGAAGTTTTGGTAAATGACTTTGTCAGGAGTGTTTACAACTGGATGGCGGTGGGGCTTTGTCTCACTGGGGTCGTGGCGCTCTATGTTTCGAGCAGTGAGACGATGATGCGTCTCATATTTGGAAATTCGATGATATTCTTTGTCTTGATACTGGCGGAACTGGGCATGGTATTTGCGCTTGCCGGGGCGGTCAATCGTATGAGCGCAGGGACGGCCACGTCACTCTTTGTGATCTATTCAGCCCTGAACGGGGTGACGCTTTCTTTCATATTCCTGGTCTATACCCGGACGTCCATTGTCAGCACTTTTTTCATCTGCGCAGGCACCTTTGTCGCATGCAGCATCTATGGATGGACCACCAAGAAGGATTTGACGTCGTGGAGCGGGTTTCTCATGATGGGCCTGATAGGGATTATCATCGCATCCCTGGTAAATATGTTTATCCGGAGCAGCGCCATGAGCATGATTATCAGCTATATCGGGGTCATCGTCTTTGTGGGGTTGACGGCCTATGACACCCAGAAGCTGAAAAACATGGCCCTCACCCAACCGGCCGGCGTGGATGGCGCGGTGGTGCGGAAAGGGGCTATCCTGGGCGCCCTCTCCCTTTACCTCGACTTTATCAACCTGTTCCTGATGCTGCTCAGAATATTCGGGGGATCCCGCGAATAG
- a CDS encoding 6-phosphofructo-2-kinase/fructose-2,6-bisphosphatase: MDTAKKLYIVMVGLPARGKSTIAGKLRENLVRDHIKARIFNNGDLRRKLSPEDTSYPEFYDPGNRQGAALREKIALINIRRAIHYLEGSGRVAILDATNVSAGRRKRTAEMLNDHPVLFIECINQDDEILKASIDRKVTLPEFNHLGREAAIQSFRQRIHYYESIYTPVKKERNFVRLDSLYNKILYEELSDDIPHYDLIRDLLVADTVKNLFLIRHGETYFNLENRIGGNSGLTENGKVQARALARYFRNRDIPVIFTSSKKRTVQTAFPIMRGQQNATIIPLKEFDEIDSGACERMSYAEIRDKMPHVYMARKHNKYNYVYPQGEGYVSMKERVDKGIKKALYLSRNPQNIMIVGHRAVNRMILSHFLYRREEDVPYIYVPQDKFYHIVATQTKKLFQLKPYDMS, translated from the coding sequence ATGGATACTGCTAAAAAACTGTACATTGTAATGGTCGGGTTGCCCGCCAGGGGAAAATCGACCATCGCCGGCAAATTAAGAGAAAACCTGGTTCGGGACCACATAAAGGCCCGTATTTTCAACAATGGGGATCTCAGAAGAAAGCTCAGCCCTGAAGACACCTCCTATCCTGAATTCTATGACCCCGGCAACAGACAAGGGGCGGCACTTAGAGAAAAGATCGCCCTGATCAATATCAGACGGGCCATCCATTACCTGGAGGGGAGCGGCCGGGTTGCTATCCTGGACGCCACCAATGTCAGCGCCGGGAGGAGGAAGAGAACCGCCGAGATGCTCAACGACCATCCGGTTCTCTTTATTGAATGCATCAACCAGGATGACGAGATCCTCAAGGCCAGCATTGATCGAAAGGTGACGCTACCGGAGTTCAATCACCTGGGAAGGGAAGCGGCCATTCAAAGTTTCAGACAACGCATCCACTATTATGAGTCCATCTACACCCCTGTCAAGAAGGAACGCAATTTTGTTCGGCTGGATTCACTTTATAACAAGATCCTTTACGAGGAACTCTCAGATGATATTCCCCATTACGACCTGATCCGGGATCTTCTGGTTGCCGACACGGTCAAGAATCTCTTTCTGATCCGACATGGGGAAACCTACTTCAACCTTGAAAACCGGATCGGCGGTAATTCGGGTCTGACCGAAAACGGCAAGGTCCAGGCCAGGGCATTGGCCCGGTATTTCAGAAACAGGGATATCCCGGTGATCTTTACAAGCAGCAAAAAGCGGACCGTACAGACGGCCTTTCCGATCATGCGCGGACAACAGAACGCCACTATCATTCCCCTGAAGGAATTCGACGAGATCGACAGCGGGGCCTGCGAGCGGATGAGCTATGCGGAAATCCGTGATAAGATGCCGCACGTGTATATGGCGAGAAAACACAACAAGTATAATTATGTCTATCCCCAGGGAGAGGGATATGTCTCCATGAAGGAGCGGGTGGACAAGGGCATCAAGAAGGCCCTGTATCTGAGCCGCAATCCCCAGAACATTATGATCGTCGGTCACAGGGCCGTCAACCGGATGATCCTTTCCCACTTCCTCTACCGGCGGGAAGAGGATGTTCCCTATATCTATGTGCCCCAGGACAAATTCTACCACATCGTGGCCACCCAGACCAAAAAGCTCTTCCAGTTAAAGCCCTATGACATGAGCTGA
- a CDS encoding spore maturation protein → MNVVFFIIVLGAFLSAGWREITWHVGDGDLSPMETLSRSMIESAAGSVELALGLIGVMTLFLGLMKIAETGGLLTILARLIRPIMVRLFPDVPAEHPAMGAMILNMSANAMGLGNAATPFGIRAMEDLDKLNSRHGTATDSMALFLAINTSNVTLLPTGVIALRAAAGSMDPAGILPTTLFATVCSTIAAICAAKMYGRLPMFRKTRPVEMETGDQRPEDTPEETGAYPLWMSGIAIGALMSLIPLTIFFGRSISPWIIPGLMLGFLTFGVVRRVRIYEAFVEGAKDGFQVAVKIIPYLVAILVAVGMFRASGAMEAMVNAIGGMTTRLGMPAEALPMALLRPLSGSGAYGIMASIINNPAVGPDSYTGYLVSTLQGSTETTFYVLAVYFGAVQVRRIRHALAAALTADVVGIAAAVVICSLLYG, encoded by the coding sequence GTGAACGTCGTCTTTTTTATCATTGTTTTGGGGGCGTTTCTCTCGGCGGGCTGGCGGGAGATCACGTGGCATGTCGGGGACGGGGATCTGTCTCCGATGGAAACCCTGTCAAGATCTATGATAGAATCCGCCGCCGGTTCGGTGGAGCTGGCCCTGGGACTCATCGGGGTGATGACCCTGTTCCTGGGACTCATGAAGATCGCCGAGACCGGAGGGTTGCTCACCATCCTGGCCCGTCTGATCCGTCCCATCATGGTTCGACTTTTTCCCGACGTTCCGGCCGAGCATCCGGCCATGGGCGCCATGATACTGAATATGTCTGCGAATGCCATGGGCTTGGGCAATGCGGCCACGCCCTTCGGCATCCGGGCCATGGAGGATCTGGACAAGCTCAACTCCCGCCACGGCACCGCTACCGACTCCATGGCCCTTTTCCTGGCCATCAACACCTCCAACGTGACACTCCTCCCCACAGGCGTCATCGCCCTTCGGGCGGCCGCGGGGTCTATGGATCCGGCGGGAATTCTCCCTACAACGCTGTTCGCCACCGTCTGCTCCACCATCGCGGCCATATGTGCGGCCAAGATGTACGGCCGGCTCCCCATGTTCAGAAAAACGCGTCCGGTCGAAATGGAAACCGGGGATCAGCGGCCCGAAGATACCCCTGAGGAAACCGGGGCCTATCCCCTGTGGATGAGCGGCATCGCCATCGGCGCCCTGATGTCGCTGATCCCCCTAACCATCTTTTTCGGCAGGTCCATTTCACCCTGGATCATTCCCGGACTCATGTTAGGGTTCCTCACCTTCGGCGTGGTAAGGCGGGTGCGCATCTATGAGGCCTTTGTGGAGGGGGCGAAAGACGGTTTTCAGGTGGCCGTCAAGATCATCCCCTACCTGGTGGCCATCCTGGTGGCCGTGGGAATGTTCCGTGCCAGCGGGGCCATGGAGGCGATGGTCAACGCCATCGGCGGCATGACCACCCGGCTGGGAATGCCCGCAGAGGCCCTTCCGATGGCCCTGTTGCGACCGCTTTCCGGATCAGGGGCCTACGGGATCATGGCCTCCATTATCAACAACCCGGCTGTCGGGCCGGACAGTTATACCGGCTATCTCGTCTCTACCCTTCAGGGATCCACGGAGACCACCTTTTATGTGCTGGCGGTCTATTTCGGGGCGGTCCAGGTCCGCCGCATCCGCCATGCCCTTGCAGCAGCCCTCACCGCAGATGTAGTGGGGATTGCGGCCGCTGTAGTGATCTGCTCGCTCCTTTACGGATAA
- a CDS encoding IclR family transcriptional regulator, translating into MKVLDLLAEEGSELGLKSIAQTLNIPVPSLWRILGVLKENGYVLFDPDKKTYRLGFKFLYLGNIVLNRMGFRSQARGYLRRLVELTGETAELSARVKDQLILIDQVEGPDAVRLFSRIGSAYPYFHATAPGKVYLAHLEREKLQSVMTRMGLPKITAHTITRLDGLENDLRSVLANGFASDTEEMRAGVCRIASPVYDKTGKVAACLGIAAPSFRIRKQDYKQIGNTIKDLAQELSAELKEYNAADWLPFGGFR; encoded by the coding sequence TTGAAAGTTCTCGATCTGTTGGCCGAGGAAGGATCCGAACTGGGCCTCAAATCAATCGCTCAGACACTGAATATCCCTGTGCCTTCTTTGTGGCGAATACTCGGGGTGCTCAAGGAAAACGGGTATGTCCTCTTCGACCCCGACAAGAAAACCTACCGGCTCGGTTTCAAGTTCCTCTATCTCGGCAACATCGTTCTGAACCGGATGGGCTTCCGCTCCCAGGCCAGGGGGTATCTCAGGCGGTTGGTGGAACTGACCGGAGAAACCGCTGAACTCTCAGCGCGTGTCAAGGATCAGCTGATTCTGATCGACCAGGTGGAGGGGCCTGACGCGGTGAGGCTCTTTTCCAGGATCGGGAGTGCCTATCCCTATTTCCACGCCACTGCACCTGGAAAGGTCTATCTGGCCCATCTGGAGAGAGAAAAGCTGCAAAGCGTCATGACGCGCATGGGCCTCCCTAAAATTACGGCGCATACCATCACCCGTCTTGATGGGTTGGAAAATGACCTCAGATCGGTCCTTGCAAACGGTTTTGCGTCCGACACAGAGGAGATGCGGGCCGGGGTCTGCCGCATTGCATCTCCGGTATACGATAAAACAGGGAAGGTAGCGGCATGTCTCGGCATCGCGGCCCCCTCTTTCCGCATCCGGAAACAAGATTACAAACAAATCGGAAACACTATCAAGGATCTGGCGCAGGAGTTGAGCGCTGAACTCAAGGAGTACAACGCTGCAGACTGGTTGCCGTTTGGCGGATTCCGATGA
- a CDS encoding acyl-CoA dehydrogenase family protein, with translation MFERTEEQGILLKNLKRVVDEKIAPAAAETDRTGEFNWEIVSLFWDLGLLKIMLPPAYEGWPGNPTHTLCLSIEEIAKACASSALLLVIQAVGSYPLIFAGDEAQKEKYCPLISDERRLIGYLVTEPGAGSDVRAIRCTARRTGDDYLLNGRKVFATNGSVAGVYSVLAKTGDKELSFFIVERDRKGISIGRIEDKCGFRGSNTAEVILEDVVVPESNLIGKPGQGFKIAMGDFDMSRPAVAALSLGLAEGALDYTIEYAGQRQTFGKPLIQHQAIQFLLADAATLIEASRGLMERAALAFDSGQRNTKLASMAKFFCSDAAMKITTDMVQVLGGYGYIRDYPIERMFRDAKLTQIFEGANQIQRMIIGREISRR, from the coding sequence ATGTTTGAACGTACTGAAGAACAGGGTATCCTGTTAAAAAACCTCAAACGGGTTGTCGATGAAAAAATAGCGCCTGCCGCTGCAGAAACCGACCGGACCGGCGAATTCAACTGGGAAATCGTCTCCCTCTTCTGGGACTTGGGGCTCCTGAAGATCATGCTTCCCCCGGCATACGAGGGATGGCCCGGCAACCCCACCCATACCCTCTGTCTCTCCATAGAGGAAATCGCAAAGGCCTGCGCATCGTCCGCCCTTCTCTTGGTTATTCAGGCCGTGGGCAGCTATCCCCTGATCTTCGCAGGAGATGAGGCCCAAAAGGAAAAGTACTGCCCCTTGATATCGGACGAGAGGCGGCTCATCGGCTACCTGGTTACCGAACCCGGGGCCGGTTCGGATGTCCGGGCGATCCGGTGCACTGCCAGGCGGACGGGCGATGACTATCTCCTCAACGGGCGTAAGGTCTTTGCCACTAACGGTTCGGTGGCCGGGGTCTATTCAGTGCTTGCCAAGACAGGGGATAAGGAGCTCTCGTTTTTTATTGTGGAGAGGGATCGAAAGGGGATTTCCATCGGCAGGATAGAAGACAAATGCGGTTTCCGCGGCAGCAACACCGCGGAGGTCATTCTGGAAGACGTCGTCGTACCCGAATCCAATCTTATAGGAAAACCAGGGCAGGGGTTTAAGATCGCCATGGGTGATTTTGATATGTCCCGACCGGCTGTGGCGGCCCTCTCCCTGGGCCTGGCCGAAGGGGCACTGGACTATACCATCGAGTATGCCGGGCAGCGTCAGACCTTTGGAAAGCCCCTCATTCAACATCAGGCGATCCAGTTTCTGTTGGCCGATGCCGCCACCCTGATCGAAGCCAGCCGGGGGCTCATGGAACGGGCGGCCCTCGCGTTTGACTCGGGGCAAAGAAACACCAAACTCGCATCCATGGCCAAATTTTTCTGCAGCGATGCGGCCATGAAGATCACCACGGATATGGTCCAGGTCCTCGGGGGGTATGGGTATATCCGCGATTATCCCATTGAACGGATGTTCCGGGACGCCAAGCTGACACAGATCTTTGAGGGGGCCAACCAGATCCAGCGGATGATTATCGGAAGAGAGATCAGCAGGAGGTAA